The Halorussus rarus genome includes the window GTCGACCCCGAGCATGTCGATGACGTCGTCGCGGTCGAGCCCCCGCATCTCCGCGACGCTCATCCCCCGGAGCTCGCCGGTCAGCATGCTCGCGCTCGCCTGGCTGATAGCGCAGCCGTCGCCGCGGAAGGCGACGCGCTCGATGGTCTCGTCGTCCTCGTCCAGCTGGACGTCGATCGTGATCTCGTCGCCGCACATCGGGTTCTCGCCAGCGTGGGAGAAGGTCGGCTCCTCCAGTTCCCCGTAGTTGCGGGGGTTCTTGTAGTGGTCGAGGATCTGCTGGCGATACATGTCCGAGCCCATGCCCATTGTTACTGCAGGGTAGGCGAGTCCGCCCTAAAAGGATTGCGCAGGCGGATTCGGCCGGTTCAGACCGCGTAGCCGATGAGCGCGGCGTCGACCACGAGCAGGGTCGCGACCAGCGAGTTCGTCCGGAACGCCATCTTGAGCCGGGTCGGCAGTTCCCGGACGCCGTCCTCGCGGGCGGTCTTCGTCTCGTACCACGCCCAGACGCTCGTCAGCGCGAAGACGCCGTAGAGGGTCATCATGGCGATGAGGGCCGCCCCGCGTCCGCCCTCGGGGAGGTTGTTGTTGTACAGATACCACAGCGCCGCGCCGCCCGACGCGCCCATGATGACGATGCCGCCGAACGCGAACCACTTCAGCGAGTCGAGCACGTCCAGCGCGAACTCGGGCGCGTCGTTGCGCCGGGCCGCCGGCAGGACGACCATCCCGGTCACGAGGTAGCCGCCGGTCCAGAGGACGGCCATCAGCACGTGCGCCGACATCACGGCCGCGAGTGTCCAATTTACCATGTCGGGAGCGTGTGACGCAACTGCCAAAAAGCGGCCGGTTCGGTCCCAGACCCCGGCACTCGTCGCCCGATTTCCCGACTCGTCGCGGGCCGGGAATGCAGGAGTTTTATCATGTTCGCTCGCTCACCCTCGGAGGAGATGACGCCTCGTTTCCCCGCGACTGCGCCGTCCTCCGCGACCACGGCCGTACCACCCTCCACGACCGCGACCCGACCGGCCCGAGGTCGGTGAACCGATGCGACGACGCAGTTACCTCCGGAGCGTCGGCGCCGTCGGCGCGTGCGCCCTCGCCCCGACCGTCGCGTCCGCCCGCGGCGACGACCGCACCGGCAGTTCGATGTCGCCGTCCAGCGTCTCGCTGACCGGGGCGCTCGAAGCGGTGGTCGGCGACGACGGGACGACCGTCTACGTCGCGGCCCACGACGGGTTCGGCGTCGTGGACGCGAGCGACTTCGCGAACCCGGAAGTGGTGGCCGAGCGCCGCGGCCTGCTCGCCGACCGGGAGTTCGGTCCCCTGCGCGAGATCTACGACGTGTCGGTCTCGGGCGACCGCCTGCTCGTCGCCGGCCCCCGGACGGGCCTGTACAACGAGGAACTCGGCGGATTCCTGCTGTACGACGTGAGCGACCCCGCGGACCCGAAGCAGGTCGCGTTCTTCGAGACCGACCACGGCATCCACAACGCCTTCCTCGACGGCGACACCGCCTACCTCACCGGGACCGGCCTCGACGCCGAACCGCTGGTCGTCGTCGACCTCGCGGGCGACCGACCGGAGGAGGTAGCCCGGTGGTCGGTCGTCGACGAGAACGAGGCCTGGCGCGACGTCGAGAGCGTCGTCCGCTCCTGTCACGACGTGTACGTGCAGGACGGCACGGCCTACGTCGCCTACTGGGACGCGGGGACGTGGCTGCTCGACGTGAGCGACCCCGCGAACCCGACGCCGGAGCTCCACCTCGGCGGTCGGAAGCCGGCGGCGATCCACGACGCCGGCGAGAGGTCGGTCATCGAGGCCCTCGAACTCCCGGGCAACAGCCACTACGTCGCGCCCAACGAGGACGGGTCGCTGCTCGCGGTGGGCCGGGAGGCGTGGGACAACGGCGACACCGACCGCACCGGCGGCCCGGGCGGCATCACCCTCTGGGACGTCGCGGACCGCTCGTCGCCCGAGCGACTCGTCCGGCTCGCGCCGCCGACCTTCGAGGACCGCTCCGAGTACCTCAACCGGACGTCGCACAACTTCGCCTTCCGCGGGGACCGGCTGTACACCTCGTGGTACGGCGGCGGCGTCAGGGTGTACGACGTGAGCGCGCCGGCCGAGCCGACGCTCCTCGACGCGTGGGCGAAGCCGGACAGGACCACCTTCTGGACCGCCCAGCCGGCCGACGGCGGGTTCGTCGCGTCGAGCCGGTTCGACCCGACGAAGCGCGAACAGCTGAGCCGGAAGGAGAAGCGCAAGCCGGCCGAGTCGGCGAAGCTGTTCACCTTCCCGGAGCCGTCCGGGGAGGACCCCCGACCCGCCCGAACCGAGCCGGCCCCCGTTCGCCCGTCGGAGACGACCGGGGCCCCGGCGACGACGACCGCGACCGAAGCGACAGAGACGACAGCCACGACCACCACTGCGGAGACGACGACCGGCGACCGGACCGACACCACAACCGAGTCGACCGGCGTCGGGACGCCCGGCTTCGGCGTCGGCACGGCCCTCGTCGGCGGCGGGCTGGCGCTCGCCCGGCTACTCCGGAAGCAGTCCTGAGCGACGACGGAAGAGCCGAGTGACGGCCCCCGTCCGGTCAGGCGTCGCCGGCGACCTCGCGCTCGAACCGCTCGGCGAACTCGGCGACGTAGGCGGCGCGCTCCTCGGCGAGTCGGCGGCCCGCCTCGGTGTACATCCGGTCGGGGAGCGCGAGCAGTTTCTTGTGGAGGTGGTTGAACTGGGTCGCGCCGGCAGCGGTGTCGTCGGCCTCGGGCGGCAGGTCGGGGTCGTGCAGCGGGCTCCCGTGCTCGCCGCCGTAGGAGAAGCAGCGGGCGACCCCGACCGCGCCGAGCGCGTCGAGGTTGTCGGCGTCGCAGAGGAGTTCGGCCTCGCGAGTTCCGGGTTCGACGTCGTTCGAGAAGCGGTGGGCCCGGATGCAGTGCTGCACGGCGTCGATGGTCTCGGCGCCGGCGCCGAGGTCCGCGAGGATGTCGTCGGCTTCCTCGGCGCCCCACTCGGCGTGGTCGTCGATCTCGCCGCGGTCCTCCTTCGGCCGGCCGACGTCGTGGAGCCACACCGCCGCGAACAGCACGTCCTCGTCGACGTCGTACTCGGCGGCGAGCGTCTCGGCCAGGCTGGCCACGCGCTCGACGTGATGCCAGTCGTGGGCCGGCGATACGCCGTCAGAGCTTCGCTCTGACGAGCCTCGTCTCTCTGCGTTCGACGAGACTTCGTCGAAGTAAGTCTCGGCGCGCTTGCGGACCTCGTCTCTCATGGACGAAGCGACAGAGCAGGAGAGCAAAAAGGAAACGGAGCGAATCTACGCGAACAGTTCGCGGGCGTCTTCCAGCCCCTCCATCAGGGCGTCGATTTCGTCGGTCGTGTTGTAGAGGTAGAACGACGCGCGGGCCGACGCCGCGACGCCGAGTTTGTCGTGGAGCGGCTGGGTGCAGTGGTCGCCCGCCCGGATGGCGACCGCGTGGTCGTTCAGGATGGAGGCGAGGTCGTGGGCGTGGACGCCGTCGAGGTTGAAGCCGACCAGGCCGCCGCGCTCGGTCGGGTCGGTCGGGCCGTAGATCTCGACGTCGTCGAACTCGGCCAGCCGGTCGAGGGCGTACTCGGTGAGGTGCTCCTCGTGGCGCCGGATGTTGTCGAGGCCGATCTCGTCGGTGTACTCGGCCGCCTCGGCGAACGCGATGCCCTGGGCGATGGAGGGCGTGCCGGCCTCGAACTTCCACGGCAGGTCGTTCCAGGTCGACTCCTCGTAGGTGACCTTCCGGATCATGTCGCCGCCGTAGAGGTACGGCTCCATCTCCTCGAGGATCTCCTCCTTGCCGTAGAGGCCGCCGATGCCGGTCGGCCCAGCCATCTTGTGGCCCGAGAACGCGTAGAAGTCGACGTCGAGGTCCTTCACGTCGACCGGGCGGTTCGGCACGGCCTGGGCGCCGTCGCCGAAGATCAGCGCGTCGTGGTCGTGGGCGATGTCCGCGAGTTCCGCGAGCGGGTTGACGGTACCCAGCGAGTTCGAGACGTGGACCGCGCTCACCAGCTTCGTGTCGTCGGTGATGAGCTCCTTCGCGGCCGCCATGTCGAGGTGGCCCTCGTCGGTGATGGGGATGTACTTCACGTCCGCGCCGGTCTTCTTGGCGGTCTGCTGCCAGGTGACCAGCGAGGCGTGGTGCTCCATCTCGGTGAGGACGACCTCGTCGCCCGGCCCGAGCTCGTTCAGCCCCCACGAGTAGGCGACGAGGTTCTCGGCCTCGGTGGTGTTCTTGGTGAACACCATCTCCTCGCGGCCGTCGGCGCCGACGAAGTCCGCGAGCGTGTCGTGGGCCTCCTCGTAGGCGATGGAGGCCTCCTGGCTCAGCTGGTGGATGCCCCGGTGGACGTTGGCGTTGTACTCGTAGTAGTACTCGGTGATGGCCTCGACGACCCGTTTAGGGGTCTGGGTCGTCGCGGCGTTGTCGAGGTAGACGACTTGCTGGCCGTCGAACTCCCGCTGGAGAACGGGGAAGTCCTCCCGGATGCGCTCGACGTCGAGCGCCTCGGATTCTTGTAGTCCCATTGGTCGCGGGTAGGAGTTCGAGCAAGAACATTCCTTCGGTCCGACCGACATTCCGTAACTGAAACCGGTTTCGTCGGCCGACGAAGAGAGCCGGCGAGGCTCCCGGGAACGAGGTTAAGACGTTCGACCCCCTGGCCACGGTATGGTCTCGAAACGACGACTCGGCGCGAGCCTGCTCCTCGTGGGCCTCGCGTTCGTCGGCGCGTTCCACGCGGTGGCGGCGGTGGCGTTCGACACGGGGTTGGCCTCGGTGGGCGCGGGGCTGGCCGGCATCTCGGTGCTGTCGCTGATGGTCGTCAACCTCCCGGCGCTGGGCGAGGGGAGCGGAGACGGCGGAGAAGGCGCGGACTGAACCTCGATTCGCCGGGACCGGTCGGGCTTCTATCCGAAGAACGGGGTCACATCCGGAGGAACTGGGCGTGGCGGGTCGACCCGACGTCGAGGACGTTGGCCTCGTCGACGAACCCCTCGCTGACCGCGAGGTCGACCGCCTCGGCCCCCACGATGTTGGCGACCGACGCGCGGGCGAGGCTGTCGGCGACCGCCTGCTCGTCGACCGACTCGCCGCCGTAGAACTCCTCGGTGACGGTCAGCGAGACGTCGCCGTTCTCGAACGTCTCGCCCAGCACGTCCTCGTCGCAGACCGCGACCAGCAGCCCCTCGTCGGTCTCGCGCTCCTTGAGTATCATCGCTGCTGGCGCTGCTCCTGCTCCTGGTCGATGAGCTCCTGCTCGGCCTGCTCGCGGAGCTCCTCGGCCTCCTCGGCGATCTCCTCTGCCTCGTCGTACTGGCCCAGTTCCTCGAGCGCGCGGGCCTTCTCGTCGAGCACCTGGGAGTTGCGGTGGCCCAGCCGGATGGCGTTCTCCAGGCTGTTGAGCGCGTCCTCGGCCAGCCCGCGCTCCAGCAGGAAGAACCCGCGGTTGAACCACGCCTCGGCGAACCGCTCGTCGATCTCGACCGCTCGCTCGGCGTGTTCGAGGGCCTGTTCGCTCCGGCCCGACTCCCAGAGCGCGTAGGCCAGGTTCGTCTCGGCGGTCGCGGCGTGCTCGCTGTCCTCGTCGATGTTGATGGCCTCGCGGTACGCGCCGATGGCGGCGTCCCACTCGTCGAGTTCGGCGTGGGCCGCGCCCTTGTTGGTCCAGGCCTCCTGTTCGAGCTTGCTGCCGTCGGGGGCGAACTGGGCCGCGCGCTCGAAGGTGTCGGCGGCCTGCTCGAACCGGTTGATGCGCATGTAGTTCAGCCCCACGTCGACGAGCTCCTCGACGTCGACGTCGTCGTTGGCGACGGTCTCGTCGTCGAGCAGGTCGGCGACGACGCGGGAGTCGACCGGGTCGACCTTGTCGGGGTCGACGTCCAGTTCGGGCGGGTCGAGGTCGAACCCCTCGTAGGGGTCGTCGAACCGCTCGTCCTCGGAGAAGTCGTGGTCCTCGGGGTCGCTCATGTGAACCGGTTTGGCGTTCAGCGGTGTTAAGGACTGCGCCATGGAGATTCCGGCGCCGATGACGAGTCGGTTTCCGCGGGTGCGCGGCGGGCCAGCCCCAAAGGTCAACTGTCCCGGTCCCGGAGACAGACTGATGCCTGAGTGTCAGAACTGCGGCGCGTTCATCACGCAGGAGTTCCAGCGCGTGTTCGCCGGCCGCGACGGCGAAGTCCACGGCTGCTACGAGTGCAAGCAGAAGACCGATATCAAGAACGGCGCGGCCGCGGAGACCTGACCAGACGGCGACCCCAGCGCGACGAGCGACGGATCCGCGGTCTGCGCCCGGGCATCGTCCCGAACGACTATACTCGCCCGACCCGTTCGTCGGGCCGTGTCGACGGAAACGGACGACGTTCGGGTCTGGCTCGTCGAGCGCGGGTACAACAACCGCGACCTCATCGTTCTCAAGTACGCGACGCCGGAGGGAGACCGGATCTTCCGGCGGGAGCTCGCGGCCCAGGCAGTGGACACGGACAGCGTGACCGCCGCCAGGGACGTCTCGTCCGACGACCTCGAAGCGGTCGGCGAGGCCGACGTCCGGGAGCGGTACGCGACCGAGGCCGCGCGGATGGCCGACGAGCACGATCCCGACGACACGGTGTAGTCGGTGCGATCTGCCCTCGTCGGCAGTCGCACCGGGACGGTCGCGTTCCGGCGACCTCCGCCGGCACTCGCGGCTCGTTCGGACCCCGCACCTTCAAGCCCGCGTCCGACGAACGCCGAGACGAATGAGACTCTTCGTGAGCGTCGACCTGCCCGACGAGCTCGCCGACGACGTCGCGGACCTCCAGGAGCAGTTCGCGGGCGCCTCGGGGCTGAGCTTCGTCGACCCCGCACAGGCCCACGTCACCGTCAAGTTCCTCGACGAGGTCAACCGGGGCGAGCTCCCGCGGGTGAAGAACGCCCTCCGGCGCGCGGTCGAGGAGGCCGGTGTCGACCCCTTCGAGGCGACCTACGAGGGGCTGGGCGTGTTCCCCGACATCGGCTACATCCAGGTGGTCTGGCTCGGCGTGAGCGACGGCGGCGACGAGCTGACCGCGCTCCACGAGGCCGTCGAGCGCGAGGTGACGCGGCTGGGGTTCGACCCGGAGGACCACGAGTTCACGCCCCACGTCACCATCGCCCGGATGGAACACGCCGGCGGCAAGGAGCTGGTCCAGGAGAACGTCGAGGAGCTGGACCCGACCGTGGGGACGACCGGGGTCGAGGAGCTCCGGCTCACCGAGAGCGTGCTGACCGACGAGGGTCCCGAGTACTCGACGGTCGAGTCGTTCCCGCTGGAGTGAGGTCGGGACGGAGACATGAAGATTCGACTCGCCCGCGAAGCCGACGCGGCCGGGATTCGAGCCGTCTACGCGCCGATAGTCGAGCACACGGTCGTCTCCTTCGAGGCCGACCCGCCGAGCGAGGCGGAGGTGGCCGACCGGGTCGCGGACACGCTCGCCGAGTACCCGTGGCTGGTCTGCGAGATAGAAGATAGCGGGTCCGAGAGCGAGACCGCGGATAGCGAGTCCGAGATCGCCGGCTACGCCTACGCCGGCCGGCACCGCAAGCGCGAGGCCTACCGCTGGTCGGTCGACGTGTCGGTGTACGTCGCCGAGCGCCACCGCCGGCAGGGGGTCGGCCGCGGGCTCTACGAGTCGCTGTTCGAGGTGCTGCGGCTACAGAGGTTCTACAACGCCTACGCCGGCATCGCGCTCCCTAACGCGGCCAGCGTCGGGCTCCACGAGTCGCTGGGCTTCGAACCGGTCGGCGTCTACGAGTCGGTGGGGTACAAGCGGGGCGCGTGGCGCGACGTCGGGTGGTGGCAGCTGGCGCTGCGGGACCGGTCCGAAGGAGGCGACGCCGACCCGTCGGACGCGGTCGACTCGCCCGCGGAGCCGCGACCGCTCCCCGACGTCCGGGGAACGCCGGCGTTCGAGACCGCGGTCTCGGCGGGCGAGTCGGCCGTCGAACCCTGACCCGGCGGCCGCCCGCAAAGGAACAAGATTTTAAGCCGCGGTGGGGAAGTACGTGGTACCATGAGCAAGAAATCGAAGGGCAAGAAGAAGCGCCTCTCGAAGCTCGACCGACAGAACAGCCGCGTCCCGGCGTGGGTCATCATGAAGACCGACCGGGACACGATGCAGAACCCGAAGCGTCGTAACTGGCGGCGGCAGGACACCGACGAATAATGAGCGCCAACGACTTCGAGGAGCGCGTCATCACGGTGCCGCTCCGCGACGCCAAGGCCGCGGCGAAGCACGAGCGCGCCGACAAGGCGATGTCGCTCGTCCGCGACCACCTCGCCCAGCACTTCAAGGTCGAGGACGACGAGGTCCGGCTGGACCCCTCCATCAACGAGGCCGTCTGGTCGCAGGGCCGCAAGAAGCCCCCGAGCAAGCTCCGCGTCCGCGCCGCCCGATTCGAGGAAGAGGGCGAGACCATCGTCGAAGCGGAACACGCCGAGTAGAGCTTTGCTCCGCGCCGCTTTCGTCGGGTCGTCCTACGTCGGCGTTTTCGCGACCACCACCGACGAGTACCTGCTGGTCCGGCCGGACCTGGAGGACGACGTCGTCGCCGACGTGGCCGACGAACTCGGCGTCGAAGCCATCGCGACCACGGTCGGCGGGTCGTCGACCGTCGGCGCGCTGGCGGTCGGCAACGAGAACGGTCTGCTGGTCAGCAGTCGCATCACCGACCGCGAGCGCGAGCGCATCGCCGACGCCGCGGAGGCCGACGTGACCGAACTCCCGGGCAAGATAAACGCCGCCGGCAACGTCGTCCTCGCCAACGACAGCGGGGCCTACGTCCACCCGGACCTCTCGCGCGACGCGATGCGGGCTGTCGAGAAGGCGCTCGAGGTGGACGTCGAGCGCGGCGAGCTCGCCGACGTCCGGACGGTCGGCACCGCCGCGGTCGCCACGAACGAGGGCGTGCTCTGCCACCCGAAGGCGACCGACGCCCAGCTCGACCGGCTGGAGGAGGTGCTGGGCGTGCCCGCCGACATCGGCACCATCAACTACGGCGCGCCGCTGGTCGGGTCGGGGCTGCTCGCCAACAGGCGCGGCTACGTCGTGGGCCAGGAGACGACCGGGCCGGAGCTCGGCCGCATCGACCAGGCGCTCGGGTACATCGAGTAGCGCGGGACGTCTCGCTCTCTCCGTCGGTCAGTCTCGGCCTCGAAAAAGGAGTTCGTCGCTCTTCCTCGAAACGGTCGGTGGCTCTCGGCTCGACTCATCGCCGAGCCGCGCCCGTCGCTCAGTCGCCGTCGCCGTTCTCTCGTCGCTCGCTCAGGTGCTCCCAGATCTCGGTGCAGCCGGCGCCGTCCTCGACGTCGGTCAGGTGACTGCGGTCGCCGTCGCTGTCCTCCTCGGTCGTGTCCTCGGTCGCGGACGGGTCGGCGCGACGCTTCTCTGCGGTCATCGACGCATCGTACGCAGACGACGCAGATAAGGCCGCGCTCGCCCGTAATCGCTACCGATGCTCGGACACCGGGGCGAGTCTCTCCGGTACCGGCGACGCCGGGCGAGCTCCCGAACGGCCGCCAGGCCGGCGTACCCGCCCGGAGGCACGGCGTCAGCCCGCATCGCGACCGTCACCGAATCTCTCGACAGTCGGCAAGCGTGGCGAGCGACGACACCCTTACCGCCGGACCGGTACTCGTAGCGGTATGGTCGTGTCAGTACACCAGCTCGACGACGGGGCGTGGCTCAGCGTCAACGACTCGCGGGAGGTGCCCGTGAGCGACCTGTGGCTGCTGGCGCGCCACGACTTCTGCGACTGCGAGCCGGCCGACGTGCTCACCGAGGGATTCGTTGAGGTGGGGGTCGACTGGCCGGCCGTCGAGGGCCGCGTCGCGGGCCAGTGCGTCGCGTGCGGCGCCAGCGGCGTCACCGACTGGCTCACGATGGGTCGGGTCGACCGCGACACCGGGGAGTTCCGGAGCGTGGTGCCGTCGAGCGTCCACGTCCCCCGGCGGCGGACGAAGCTGGCGACTCCGGAGTAGGCCGACCGACTCGGAGAACGCCGGCGCCACGGGCGGCCGACCCGCCGTCCCAGGTTCCCGCAATTCCCGCCGGTTCGTCGGAGCGGCGGGGAACATTGACGGGGCAACCGCCGCTTTATCCGTGGACTGCGATGGAATGGCTATGCCGAGTAAGGTCGAAGGCTGGAAGGACGAGGTCTACGGAACGGAGATCCGGGACCACCTCGAACGGTTCGCCGAAGAGGGGTGGGACGCCATCCCCGAGGACGAGCACGACGCGTGGTTCGAGCGGTTCAAGTGGTGGGGGCTGTACCACCAGCGGAAGGGCCAGGAGAGCTACTTCATGATGCGGGTCGGCGTCCCGATGGGCCGGCTCACTCCCGAGCAGTTGCGGGTCGTCGGCGAGATCGCACAGGAGCACGCGACCGGGCCGGTCGACAACCCCGAGTTCGGCGCGGCGTACGCCGACTTCACGACCCGCCAGTCGATCCAGCTCCACTGGATCAAGGTCGAGGACGTCCCCGACATCTTCGAGAAGCTAGAATCTGTCGGTCTCTCTACCATCCAGGCCTGCGGCGACTCGTGGCGCAACATCGTCGGCTCGCCGATGGCGGGCCGCGACGCCGACGAACTCCTCGACGTGTGGCCCATCGCCCGGGACCTCCACGAGGAGTTCAAGGGCAACGACCTCTACGAGAACCTGCCCCGGAAGTGGAAGGTCGCGGTCACCGGCGACACCCGCGGCGCCGGCCAGGGCGACATCAACGACATGGCGTTCGAGCCGGCGGTCAAGGAGGAAAATGGCGAGCAAATAAAGGGCTTCAACGTCCGGGTCGGCGGCGGGCTCGCCCGCAAAGAGCCGCGGTTCGCCCGGAGCATCGACGTGTTCTGCGAGCCCGA containing:
- a CDS encoding 50S ribosomal protein L31e, with amino-acid sequence MSANDFEERVITVPLRDAKAAAKHERADKAMSLVRDHLAQHFKVEDDEVRLDPSINEAVWSQGRKKPPSKLRVRAARFEEEGETIVEAEHAE
- a CDS encoding HD domain-containing protein; amino-acid sequence: MRDEVRKRAETYFDEVSSNAERRGSSERSSDGVSPAHDWHHVERVASLAETLAAEYDVDEDVLFAAVWLHDVGRPKEDRGEIDDHAEWGAEEADDILADLGAGAETIDAVQHCIRAHRFSNDVEPGTREAELLCDADNLDALGAVGVARCFSYGGEHGSPLHDPDLPPEADDTAAGATQFNHLHKKLLALPDRMYTEAGRRLAEERAAYVAEFAERFEREVAGDA
- a CDS encoding DUF424 domain-containing protein; this translates as MILKERETDEGLLVAVCDEDVLGETFENGDVSLTVTEEFYGGESVDEQAVADSLARASVANIVGAEAVDLAVSEGFVDEANVLDVGSTRHAQFLRM
- a CDS encoding LVIVD repeat-containing protein, which produces MRRRSYLRSVGAVGACALAPTVASARGDDRTGSSMSPSSVSLTGALEAVVGDDGTTVYVAAHDGFGVVDASDFANPEVVAERRGLLADREFGPLREIYDVSVSGDRLLVAGPRTGLYNEELGGFLLYDVSDPADPKQVAFFETDHGIHNAFLDGDTAYLTGTGLDAEPLVVVDLAGDRPEEVARWSVVDENEAWRDVESVVRSCHDVYVQDGTAYVAYWDAGTWLLDVSDPANPTPELHLGGRKPAAIHDAGERSVIEALELPGNSHYVAPNEDGSLLAVGREAWDNGDTDRTGGPGGITLWDVADRSSPERLVRLAPPTFEDRSEYLNRTSHNFAFRGDRLYTSWYGGGVRVYDVSAPAEPTLLDAWAKPDRTTFWTAQPADGGFVASSRFDPTKREQLSRKEKRKPAESAKLFTFPEPSGEDPRPARTEPAPVRPSETTGAPATTTATEATETTATTTTAETTTGDRTDTTTESTGVGTPGFGVGTALVGGGLALARLLRKQS
- a CDS encoding 50S ribosomal protein L39e, whose protein sequence is MSKKSKGKKKRLSKLDRQNSRVPAWVIMKTDRDTMQNPKRRNWRRQDTDE
- the sufU gene encoding Fe-S cluster assembly sulfur transfer protein SufU, producing MGMGSDMYRQQILDHYKNPRNYGELEEPTFSHAGENPMCGDEITIDVQLDEDDETIERVAFRGDGCAISQASASMLTGELRGMSVAEMRGLDRDDVIDMLGVDISPMRVKCAVLAEKVVQDGADIYEGEKELDKTTTEDDDE
- a CDS encoding tetratricopeptide repeat protein, which encodes MSDPEDHDFSEDERFDDPYEGFDLDPPELDVDPDKVDPVDSRVVADLLDDETVANDDVDVEELVDVGLNYMRINRFEQAADTFERAAQFAPDGSKLEQEAWTNKGAAHAELDEWDAAIGAYREAINIDEDSEHAATAETNLAYALWESGRSEQALEHAERAVEIDERFAEAWFNRGFFLLERGLAEDALNSLENAIRLGHRNSQVLDEKARALEELGQYDEAEEIAEEAEELREQAEQELIDQEQEQRQQR
- a CDS encoding DUF7563 family protein encodes the protein MPECQNCGAFITQEFQRVFAGRDGEVHGCYECKQKTDIKNGAAAET
- a CDS encoding aminotransferase class V-fold PLP-dependent enzyme; translation: MGLQESEALDVERIREDFPVLQREFDGQQVVYLDNAATTQTPKRVVEAITEYYYEYNANVHRGIHQLSQEASIAYEEAHDTLADFVGADGREEMVFTKNTTEAENLVAYSWGLNELGPGDEVVLTEMEHHASLVTWQQTAKKTGADVKYIPITDEGHLDMAAAKELITDDTKLVSAVHVSNSLGTVNPLAELADIAHDHDALIFGDGAQAVPNRPVDVKDLDVDFYAFSGHKMAGPTGIGGLYGKEEILEEMEPYLYGGDMIRKVTYEESTWNDLPWKFEAGTPSIAQGIAFAEAAEYTDEIGLDNIRRHEEHLTEYALDRLAEFDDVEIYGPTDPTERGGLVGFNLDGVHAHDLASILNDHAVAIRAGDHCTQPLHDKLGVAASARASFYLYNTTDEIDALMEGLEDARELFA
- a CDS encoding translation initiation factor IF-6, producing MLRAAFVGSSYVGVFATTTDEYLLVRPDLEDDVVADVADELGVEAIATTVGGSSTVGALAVGNENGLLVSSRITDRERERIADAAEADVTELPGKINAAGNVVLANDSGAYVHPDLSRDAMRAVEKALEVDVERGELADVRTVGTAAVATNEGVLCHPKATDAQLDRLEEVLGVPADIGTINYGAPLVGSGLLANRRGYVVGQETTGPELGRIDQALGYIE
- the thpR gene encoding RNA 2',3'-cyclic phosphodiesterase, with the translated sequence MRLFVSVDLPDELADDVADLQEQFAGASGLSFVDPAQAHVTVKFLDEVNRGELPRVKNALRRAVEEAGVDPFEATYEGLGVFPDIGYIQVVWLGVSDGGDELTALHEAVEREVTRLGFDPEDHEFTPHVTIARMEHAGGKELVQENVEELDPTVGTTGVEELRLTESVLTDEGPEYSTVESFPLE
- a CDS encoding arsinothricin resistance N-acetyltransferase ArsN1 family B; the protein is MKIRLAREADAAGIRAVYAPIVEHTVVSFEADPPSEAEVADRVADTLAEYPWLVCEIEDSGSESETADSESEIAGYAYAGRHRKREAYRWSVDVSVYVAERHRRQGVGRGLYESLFEVLRLQRFYNAYAGIALPNAASVGLHESLGFEPVGVYESVGYKRGAWRDVGWWQLALRDRSEGGDADPSDAVDSPAEPRPLPDVRGTPAFETAVSAGESAVEP